In Salinibaculum sp. SYNS191, the genomic window TCGACCAGCGAGTCGGCGACTTCCACGTCCGGACGGCCACCCGTCTCGGCGTCGTACTCGACGGTGAACCCGTCGAGCGTGAGGTCGTCTGCGTGGACCGACATTCCCGACTCGCGTTGCTCCACTGTGACGTGTGCCCGGCGCTCGATGGCACACGGGACCGCCGGCTCCCCGTAGACGACGGCGTGTTCCCCGAAGAGATACACCTTCCCGGGGGCGCTCGATGTGACCATGCCTGCCCGTCCGGGGGCGAGGGTGTTTTAGATATCGGTATCGTACTTCAGGTAATTCCCGAGCCACCCGCCCAGCGCGCTCAGTCCCACCGTGTAGACGAGGACGAGGACGAACGCGAACGCGATGAAGACGAAGCCGAGGCCGCCGAAGGCCCGCGGCGCTCCCATTCCCGCCCCGCCAGTCAGCATGAACAGGAAGAACGGCCCGACGAACAGGAACAGCAACACGAGCGGGACGAGCGAGATGAGGCCGGCGTAGATGCCGACGCGGAGCCCGTCGTCGCGGGACCCGCCCTCCAGGTAGGCCGCCAGCGCACCGCCGAGGACGGGCGCGAACGGGACGAAGGAGGAGATGAGGATGTTCAGGAGGGCACCAATCAGGGCGTTGATGAGCGTGTCACCTTCAGCCATCGTCTGTATGTGCCACGCCGAACTATTTCAAGCCAGTGGGCGAGGCCCCCTGTTTCGAGGTAGCACTGCCGCTGGAGGGGCGAGGAAGCGTCGAAAACACGTACCCGAAACTCAGAGTTCGCTCTCGAAGTCTTCGAGAGCGTAGGTCGGCTCCGCGCCGCGGCGGTCCAGCGTCTCGTTGGCGAGCAGCCAGTAGACCACCGACAGGGCCTTGCGACCCTTGTTGTTGGTCGGGACCACGAGGTCGACGTTGCTCGTGGTGTTGTTGGAGTCGCACATCGCGATGACCGGGATGCCGACGGTGATGGCCTCCTTGACGGCCTGGGAGTCGCCGATGGGGTCGGTGACCACCACGACGTCCGGTTCGATGTAGCCGTCGTACTTGGGGTTGGTCAGCGTCCCCGGGATGAAGCGGCCGGTGCGGGCGCGTGCGCCCACGGCGTCGGCGAACTTCTCGGCCGGGAAGCGACCGTACTGGCGCGAGGAGGCCACGAGGATCTGCTCGGGCTCGTAGTTCGCCAGGAAGTCCGCGGCCGTGCGGATGCGCTGGTCGGTCATCGAGACGTCCAGCACGTAGAGACCGTCGGTCCGGACGCGGTGGATGAACCGCTCCATGTCCTTGGTCTTCTGCTGGGTCCCGATGTGGGCACCCGCCGCGAGGTAGTCCTCGACGGGGATGAGGAGGTCGGCCTCCTCGTCGGGCATCACGTCCTCGTCGAGGTCCGGGCCCGCGTCCTCTTCTGGTTCGGCCTCGGCTTCCGCGGCCTCGGCGTCCGGTGCGTCGTCCGTCTCGGCCTCGGCGTCGGCGTCCGCCTCGACCTCGTCTTCGACGGGGTCGACGTCGGACTCGTTCGCGTCGAGGCCTTCGTTCTCGTTTCCGCTCATGCGTTGTGTTCTATCCGTATGAGTTCGTTCAGCTTTGCCGTGCGCTCGCCGCCGACCGCGCCCGTCTTGATGTAGGGGGCGTCGGTCGCCACGGCGAGGTGTGCAATCGTCGTGTCCTCGGTCTCCCCGCTGCGGTGCGAGATGACCTGGTCGTAGCCGTTCTCGACCGCCAGTTCGACGGCGTCGACGGCGTCCGAGAGCGTTCCGATCTGGTTGGGTTTGACCAGGATGCTGTTTGCCGCACCCTCTTCGATGCCGGTCTCCAGGCGCTCGACGTTCGTCACGAACAGGTCGTCCCCGCAGACGAGCGTCCGGTCGCCGACCCGGTCGGTCAGGTCCGCGAACGCCTCGTAGTCGTTCTCGTCGAGCGGGTCCTCGACGTAGACGAGGTCGTACTCGTCGACGAGGTCCGCAACGTACTCGATTTGCTCCTCGGTGTCACGGACGCGCTCGCCGTAGACGTAGCCGTCCTCCTCGTCGTCGTACAGTTCCGCCCCGGCCATGTCCAGGCCGAAGCGGATCTCGAAGCCGACGTCGTCGCCGACCGTCTCGACAGCCTCGGCCATGATCTCGAAGGCGGCCGCGTCGTCGATAGAGGGTGCCCACGCGCCCTCGTCACCTTTGCCGCAGGGGACGCCGCGGTCGTCGAGGATGTCTGCGACCTCGCCGTGGACCGCCGCGTTGGCGAAGACGGCCTCCTCAACGGAGGGTGCGCCGACGGGCGCTGCCAGGAACTCCTGGATGTCCGTCGCGTCGGCCGCGTGTTCGCCGCCGCCGATGGCGTTGCCCAGCGGTGTCGGGAAAGTGTTCCCGCGGAAGGTGCCGCCCAGGTGCTGGAAGAGCGGGAGTCCGGCCACGTCCGCGCCGGCCTTGGCCGCGGCCATCGAGATAGCGACGGCGCTGTTGGCGCCGATCTGTGAGAAGTCGTCGGTGCCGTCGGCGGCGTGCAGTGCCGCGTCGACCTCGCGCTGGTCGCCGGCGTAGACCTCGCCGACGAGTCGCGGGACGGCCTCCTCGCGGGCGCTCGCGATGGCCTCGCTGGCCGGGAGTTCGATGGCCTCGTACTCGCCAGTGCTGGCACCGGAGGGTGCCTTGGCGCGGCCGAATCCGCCACTCTCCGTGTGGACGTCGGCCTCGACCGTCGCGTTGCCGCGGGAGTCGAGCACGCGGCGGAGAGCGACGTCCGTGACGAGCGTCACTCCCCGTCACCTCGCCGGACAGTGAAGGGCAGGACGCCCTCGTCGTACTCCTCGGCCGCGATGAGAATCGGCTGGGTCTGGTCGGTGTCGACGAGCACCGGCGCGCCGTAGGCCACCTGCAGGGCTCGCGCCCCGATGATGCGTGCCTTCTCGTAGCGGTTGCCCTTCCGTGCCATCATTGATAGGGTGCCACGATGTCGACCAGGTCCTTGTGCGAGACGAGCATCCGACGGCAGCAGTGGCGCTCGACGCCGAGTTCGTCGAGGACCTTCTCCGGGTCCTCCGGTTCCTCGGCTTCGCGCGTGCGTGCCTTGAACTCCTCCCAGTGTTCGCCCACGACATTGCCGCACGTGAAACAGCGGACTGGGACCATCATGTCTGTATCACCGGTAGGACTTCTGGTAGCGGGCCCGGGCGCCGGGGCCGCCCCACTTCTTGGATTCGCTCTGGCGCACGTCGTTGACGAGCAGCGACCGGTCGAACTCCATGTAGGCGTCCCGGAGTTCGGCGTCGTTGGTGTGCTGGACGAGTCCGCGGGCGATGGCTGTGCGGGCGGCGTCTGCCTGCCCCATCACGCCCCCGCCCTCGATGGACACTTCGACGTCCACGTCGTCGCGCAGCTCTTCGGCGGCGATGCGGAACGGCTCCAGCATCTTCAGCTGGGCCAGCTCCGGCTCGACCAGTTCGACCGGCCGGGAGTTGACGCGCACCTTGCCCGTCCCGTCCCGGATGGTCGCCCGTGCGATGGCTGTCTTCTTCTTGCCTGATGTGTTCGTTACCATGTGACGGATGCTCCGAGTGATTCGCTGACGTCCCCGAGGGGAACGAACTTGATGTTCGAGAGCCTGTCCAGCGACGTGTCGTCGAGGACCTCCGCGTCGTCGTAGGGGTTGCCCACGTAGACGCGGACGTTCTCGTAGGCTTCGCGACCGCGCTGTTTCTTGTACGGCAGCATGCCGCGAATCGCCCGTTTGAAGATGCGGTCCGGGCGCTTGGGGTACATCGGCCCGCGGTCCGAGCCGTGTTCCCGGCGCTCCTGGAACTTCTGTTTGACTGCTTCCTCGCGGCCGGTGACGACCGCGTTTTCGGCGTTGACCACGGCGACGCGCTCGCCGTCGAGTGCGCGCTGTGCGACCTGCGAGGCGACGCGGCCGAGGATGCAGTCCTGGGCGTCGACGACGACGTCGGCGTCGAACTCGGCGACGCTCATCGAATCACCCGCACGTTCGATCCCTCTGGGTTCTGTTCGAGTGCCTGTTCGAGTTTCATGGTATCGCCGACCTGTTCTATCTTCGTCTCGGCTGTGCCGGAGAAATCGACTGCTGCGACGGTGACGTCCTTCTGCAGGACGCCGCTGCCGAGCACCTTCCCGGGCACGACGACCGTCTCGTCCTCCCGTGCGTAGCGCTCGATGCGGCCGAGGTTCACCTCGGCGTGGGTCCGCCGGGGTTTCTCCAGGCGTTCGGCGACGTCGTTCCAGACGTCACCGCCCGACGCGCGGGCAGCCGACTTGAGATCAGCGATGAGACTACTGAGTCTCGGGTTCGTTTTGCTCATGACCTACCTCCTGAAAAGTGCAGGGAGCAGGATTTGAACCTGCGGACCCCTACGGGACAGCGCCCTGAACGCTGCGCCGTTGGCCAGACTTGGCTATCCCTGCTCGCATATGCTGGTATCGGGTGCCCCCTCAAACGGTTTTCGGTTCCGCCGGCCCCGCCGCTCTCCAGCGGGGCGGGCGTCGTGGTGAGGGAGCGTGTGTTCATCGTTACAACTGGACCGCTTCTTTCAGTTCCGTCGCGCGGGACTGGATGGAGCCGACGGCCTGCTCGACGAGTTCGTCCACGCTGAACGAGCCGTCGGTCTCGACGTGGAAGACGAAGGCTTCGGGCACGTCGGTCACTTCGACGTTCTTGCCGGGGTAGCGGTTCGAGAGGTCGTGGTCGAACGTCTCCGTCGCGACCAGTTCGCCGTCCTCCTCGATGACGCCGCGGAGGATGTGCGGTTCGTCCTCCTCGAACTCGCTCTTGTCGCCGACGACCTCCACCTGCTGGAGGTGGCGGTAGCCGACGGCCACGCCGCCCTGGTGTTTGGCGTGGTTGCGCCCCTTGTCGAGGACTGCGTCGGCCTCGAACTCCAGGCGCTGCCCCTCCTTGAGGTCGATGATGGGGATGTTGTCGTCCGCCGGCTGGACCATGCTGTCGCTGGAGACGATGTCCCCGGAGTACGCCGTGTCCGGGCCCTGTACGTCCAGCGACAGGGTCACTTCCTCGCCCTCCTCGAACTCGCCCGGTGGCGTCGTCAGCGGAATCAGCCCCAGGCGGAGCCCGATTTGCTCGTCGAACATCACGCTGGAGTTCTCGATGAACCGCACCGTGTCGATGCTGAACGTGGGGATGTCCGCGATCATCGCCCTGCGGATGCCGTTGGCGAACGCGGGCGTGATGGGGCGCACCACAAAGCGCGCCTCGCGCTCGGCCCGTTCGACGAACTCGACCTCGTAATCTGCTGCCATCGTTAGAATCCTGCGTTCTTGGGGCCGCGGGTCCCGTCGTGCGGAATCGGTGTGACGTCCTCGATGCGACCGATTTCGAGGCCGGCGCGGGCCAGCGCGCGAATCGTCGCCTGCGCGCCCGGCCCGGGGTTGGTCTGCTGGTTTCCGCCGGGGCCGCGAACGTTGACGTGGACGCCCTCGATGCCGCGGGCCTTGGCCTTCTCGGCGACGACCTCGGCCATCTGCATCGCGGCGTACGGCGACGCCTCGTCGCGGTTCTGCTTGACGACCGTCCCGCCGCTGGACTTCGCGATGGTCTCGGCGCCGGTCTGGTCGGTGATGGTGATGATGGTGTTGTTGAACGATGCGTGCACGTGGGCGACGCCCCACTTGGACTCGGGTTCGTCTGCCATGTTATTGGTCCTCCGCTCGTTCGGGATGCAGTTCGTCGGTCAGCGGCGACGCGCTGTCGAAGGCCACTGTGTCCTCCTCGTCCACGTCGACCGTGTACGAGGGAATCTGGACGCGGCTGCCGTCGACGGTGATGTGGCCGTGCGTGATGAACTGTCGCGCCTGCTTGGTGGTGTTGGCCAGGCCCTTGCGGTAGGCGACCGTCTGCAGGCGGCGTTCGAGCACGTCGGTGATGTCGAGCGACAGGACGTCGTCCAGGGAGTCCTCGGCACCCAGCACGCCGGTGCGCTGGAGCTTCGCCAGGAACTCGTCGGCTTCCTGCCCGGCGGCCTCTGCGTCACCCTGCGTGCGGCCGAGCAGCTTTCGCGCCTCGCGGCGGTAGTTGCGCAGTTCGGACTGGGCGCGCCAGAGTTCCTCCTTGTTCTTGAGGCCGTACTTGCCGAGGAGACCGGACTCCTCCGCGATACGTTCGCCCTGGTAGGGGTGGTTCGGCGTCTCGTAGTACTTTGTGTTGCTACCGAGCGCCATTATTCCTCATCCCCCTCGGCGGCCGCTTCCTCCGCCTGCTCTTCCTTGATGGCCTCGACGTTGACACCGATGGTGCCCTCCGTCCGGCCGGTGGACTTGGTGCGCTGGCCGCGGACCTTCTGTCCGCGCTTGTGGCGCGTGCCCTTGTAGGAGTCTATCATCTTCATGCGGTTGATGTCCTGACGGCGGGTCAGTTCGAGGTCGTTGCCGATCTCGTGGGTGGTCTCGCCGGCGAAGAAGTCGTTCCGGTGGTTCGCGAGCCACTCGGGGACCTCCTCGGCGAAGCCTTCCACGAGGTCGACGACAGCCTCGATGTCGTCGTCGTCGAGCGCGCCGAAGGTCGCCCGGCGGTCGACGTCTGCCTTGTCAGCGATGAGCCGCGCCGCGCGGTGGCCGATGCCTTTCATCTCTGTCAGCGAGCGCTCGACGGACTTGGTGCCGTCGAGGTCTGTCTGACCGATGCGGACGAAGTAACGAATGTCCTCCTCGTCCTCGTCCGCTTGTTCGGGTTCTTCTGCACTCATATGTATGGATGTGTGTGCACGTCGTGGCGGGGATTCGAACCCCGGAGGCTGTACGCCACAGAGTTAGCAACCCTGCGCCTTGGGCCAGGCTTGGCTACCACGACACGCTTGCCTTGTTGTGCGCCCGGCCGGTCGGGCCGCGCGCTCTGGTACTCGCGCCCGCTCGGGCGGACTCGGGGCGCCTCGCCCCTACACGAGTTGTACTCATGAATCCCCGCCCGGCATATAAAAACGCAACGGATGGCGCCGAGCGTGGCACACTATCGCACTGGCGCCTGGCGGGCTCACTCGCGGGCGTTCGCACCAATCCGCCGGACGACGTCCACGAGCTGGCCCAGTCCCGCCCGGACGTCGTCGTCTCTGAACGCCCGAAGCAGTCCGAGCAGTCCCAACGGTTCGGGGTCCTCGTCGCTCCGGAAGGCCCCGAGGCCGGCGTCGACCGTTTCGACCACGTCGGGGTTCCCGACCGTCGCCCCCAGCGCCATCGCACGGCCGAGCCCCTGTCCCATCTCGTAGGGGTCGACGTCTGTCTCCTCCTGGGCGTCGACGAAGCCCGCCAGCACGAGGCGGAGGTCGGCGATGGGACTCCGGGCGTCGGCGGCGGCCGACCGCAACTCGGGGACCAGGTCCTGGAGGAGCCCGTGGCTCGCGTCCAGGAGGTCGAGCAGTTCGATGAACGTGTCAGTGTTCTCGCCGAGTTTGCGGAGCAACACGAGCGTCTCCTCGCGTTCGAGTGCCAGCCGGAGTTCGGCCATGGGGTGGCGCGCGTCGCTGGCCGCCGCCTGGAGCTGTGGGGCGAGGTCGTCGGCGAGCCGCTTGCTCGCGGCGGCAACCTCGACGAGTTCGGCCAGTTCGTCGGCGTTGTGTCCCACCGCTTCGAGGAGTTCCAGCGTCTCCTCGCGCTCCAGCGCGAGACGTACGTCCGCGAGTGGTTCCCGGAGGTCCGTCGCCGCCTCCCTGGCCTCCGGCGAGAGGTCGTCGCCGAGTTGCTTGGTGACGACGACCAGTTCGACGAGTTCGCGGAGTTCGTCCGCGTTGGCCTCGATCGACGCCACGAGCGCGCGCGTCTCGGGGTCCAGGTCGAGCGCCGTCGTCTCCGTGACTCGGTCGTCTGTCTCGGACATGGTCAGGGCACCGGGTCGTACCCGCGCATCCACATGTTCCAGTACATCGGGGGGATGACGTTGACGTCGAGGACCCAGTTCGAGCGCGTCTCGACGGGCGCTGCAATCGGGTCCTCGTAGTCGAACTCGGCAATCATCGCCTTTCCCTCCTCCGTGAGGAGCGGACACGCCGTGTAGCCGTCGTAGGTGTCCGTGAGCCGCCGCCCCGCCATCGCCGCGTCGAGGTTGTTCACCAGCACGTGAACCTGTTTGCGGACGGCCGAAGCGGTCCGCGAGGTCGGCAGGTTCGAGTTGTCGCCGATGGCGAAGACGTCGTCGTAGTCGACGTGCTGGAGGGTGTGTTTGTCGACGGTGACGTACTCGCCGTCGGTCAGCGGCGAGTGGTCCACGAGCGCCTCCCGGCCGTACTGCGGCGGAACGGGCGCGTAGAGGTCGTACTCGACCTCGCGGCCGTCTTCCGCGACGACACGGTCGTTCTCGTAGTCGATTTCCTCGACCGCGAACTCCGGGAGGAACTCGATGTCACGCTCGTCCCAGAGTTCCTCGAGCTTGTCGTTGTAGTGGGCTTTCGGCGATGGCGGCGTCCCGAACGGCGCTTCGGCCGGCTTGGCGACGGCGATGTCGACGTCTTCGCGGATGCCGATGTCCCGGAAGTAGTCGTCGGCGAGCATCGCCATCTTCAGCGGCGCGCCGCCGCACTTGATGGGCGTCTCGGGGACGGTCACGAGAAACTGACCGCCGTCGAAGTCCCGGACGGCCTCCCGGAGTTCCACGGCAGCGTCGTAGTGATAGAAGGGATAGACGGCCTCCGTCTCCTCCCATGCCGCTCGCATCCCCGGCACCGACTCCGGTGCGAGGCGGTTCCCCAGTGCCGTGACGAGGTAGTCGTACGCCAGCGTCTCGCCGTCCGTCGCGACGGTCCGGGCCTCCGGGTCGACGCCCTCGACACTGGCCTGGACGAACTCGACGTCCCGCCGCAGCAACGACTCGACCGGCCGATGCTGGTTCTCCGGCTCCATGTGCCCGAAGGGGATGAGGTAGTACGAAGGCTGGTAGTGGTGCTCGGGACTCTGGTCGACGACCGTAATCTCGACGTCGCGGTCGAGTTTCCGGTCCAGCATGTTCGCTGCCATCGTCCCGCCTGTGCCTGCGCCGAGAACGAGTATCTGTGTCGCACCCATTATATTGTGGTTATTATACAATACACAAAAATCCTTGGTTCCCCACCGTGTCGGAGTAGTCGCTCTTTGCCCGTCCGTCACCGACCGCCGGTACGGCCGGAATCCGGTTCGGCAGGAGACGCTAAACTCCCTAGAAAATCAAATTTCGCGATGTGTCAGTCACGAGCCGGGCGAACAGGAGATTGCCGCTGAGCTTGGATTCGGCCCACAGCAGGGCTGGCTCGGCTCTCGGTGCGTGGGAATGGGCGGAATTGATATTGCACGAACTTCGAAGTATCAAAGTGCCACGATGGCCTCACAAGAGCAACTCGAACAGCCAGGTCTCGGTGACTCGTTCCCCAGGGTGACGGTGCAGACCTCCGACGAAAACGACGTCGCCGTCCCCGGCGACTGGCCGAACAACGAGGAGTTCGGTGACAGAGTGCTGTCGAAACCGCCGTCCGACGTCGCCACTGCGAGGCAGCGACTGGCCGACGACGACGGGGACTGTTACGACTGGTGGTTCTGTCTGCAGGACCTGGAGTGAGTCCTCACTGGACAGGGTCGCCGTAGCCGGCGACGTAGTCGCCGCCCAGTGAGGGAGTCCACAGGGCCGTGAGTCGACGGTCTGTCCGGGAGCAATATTGGAACGTCGCTTGACGGTCGAGGACACAATCCTTATCGCTTCGCCGCCGCGTACCAACTGCCATGACAGCAGTCCCTCCCACGGAGGAGGACGTCCGCGGGGCGCTGGCCGCAGTCGAGGACCCGGACCTCGGCGACGACATCGTCTCGCTCGGTCTCGTGAACAGCATCGAAATCGACGAGGCGGCGGAGACGGTCCACATCGACCTCGCGCTCGGCGCGCCCTACTCGCCGACGGAGACCGCGATGGCGGGCAACGTGCGCGAGGCCCTCGCCGACCTCGACTACGAAATCGACCTCTCGGCCAGCATCGACCGGGGACTTGACCCGGAGGACGAGGTACTCCCCAACGTCGAGAACGTCATCGCGGTCGCCTCGGGCAAAGGCGGGGTCGGCAAGTCCACCGTCGCGGTGAACCTCGCGGCCGGACTCGCCGACATGGGTGCCCGCGTCGGTCTCTTCGATGCCGACGTCTACGGGCCGAACGTGCCGCGGATGGTCGACGCAGACGAGCCCCCGCGCGCGAACGAGGACGAGGAGATCGTCCCCCCCGAGAAGTTCGGGATGAAACTGATGAGCATGGACTTCCTCGCGGGCGAGGACGACCCGGTCATCTGGCGCGGTCCGATGGTCCACAACCTCCTCACGGAGTTCTGGGAGAACGTCGTCTGGGGGCACCTGGACTACATGATAGTCGACCTCCCGCCGGGCACCGGCGACACGCAACTCACGCTCCTGCAGAGCGTCCCCGTCTCCGGCGCGGTCATCGTCACGACGCCCCAGGAAGTCGCGCTGGACGACGCCCGGAAGGGACTCAAGATGTTCGGCCGCCACGACACCGCCGTCCTCGGCATCGTCGAGAACATGTCGAGTTACCACTGCCCCGACTGTGGCTCGGAGCACGCCATCTTCGGCGAGGGCGGCGGCCAGCGCCTCGCGTCCGAGGTCGACATGCCCTTCCTCGGTGACATTCCGCTGGACCCGTCCATCCGCGAGGGCGGCGACGAGGGCCGTCCGATGGTCCTTGCCGACGGCGAGACGAGCGAGGCGCTGCGCGAGTTCGCGAACAAGACGGCGAACATGCAGGGTATCGTCCACCGCCGACGCGTCAGCGGACGGTAGTCACTCCTCGGGAACCCAGTCCGGCCGTTCGACGTCCGCGGAACCGACGTCGGTCACGCTGTAAGTCATCCGTCGCCAGTAGTCGTCGTTCGACTTCGTGACGTTCAGGGACGCAACGTAGCCCTCGCGGGTGACGACGACGGTTCCGCTCGCCTCGTTCGCCGGAATCCGGTCCGGGTCCGCGAGGCCGGTGACGGTGTACTCGACGGCGGTCGTCCCCTCCACGAGGACGGTGTCGCTGGCGCTGAGAGTGACGCCGTCGAGCGGCCGGCTCAGGGTCTCCCGCTCGACCGTTCCGACGTCGTTCATCTCCCAGGCCTCGTTCGCTCTCGTGACCAGTTCCCCAGTGGTCAGGTCGTACTCGAAGACGCCGGCGTCGCTGTAGTACACACTGACGTCGTTGTCGAAGGTCGTATCGACGAACCGCAGTGACGCGGTTCCGGCGTCCGCATCGACTCGGCGCACAATCGTCCGGTTGTATTCACCGTCCAACGTGACTGCACGCGCCGTCCGGGAGACGCCGGCGACGGCGTCCCGGTGCGTCGCGACTGCGTCACTGACGTCCTCGATGCCGTCCTGGGACCAGCCAGAGGGGTACGAGAAGTTCTCGACCGAGACGGTCGGGGTCTGCGCTCCACCGTCCGTGGCCGGCAGGCCACTGCAACCGGCGAGCAGGAGGGCGAGGACCAGAACGCCCGTCCACAGTCGGCGGGGAGAGCGATGGGACATAGCGGGCGGTGACTCTCGCGAACGCTAAATCTTGTCGTTTGGGCCGAACGTTAGCAAGCACAGACCTCCGGTGTGGCAGTCGCCGACTCAATCCGCCGCTTCCGGTTCGGGCATCGCGCCGAGGTCCTCCAGCGTCCACTGGATGACCCGGGCCTCGATCAGGTCGCGGTCCTCCGGGCTCTCGCCGGCTTCGAACGCCGCAAGCGTCTCGCGGGCAGCGGCCAGCATCTCGCGTTCCTTGGCGCGCTGGTCCTGGCGCTCCGTGCTGGCGTTCGTCAGCGCGTCGAAATCCTCCCGGAGGTCGAAGTCCGCACAGGCGGCGTTGCAGCGACCGATGGGGTTCATCCCCGTCTCCAGCACGAGGTCTCGGACCGTCACCCAGTCCCCGTCACAGAAGTACAGCGACACCTCGCCGATGACGTCCCGCCAGGAGATGCGGCCGCTGCGCGCCATCGCCTCGATGGCCCGCGGTGGGAGGTCCAGGCGGTGGCTCGTCTCCGGGTGCTGACAGAGACAACATGGTCGCTGGCGCTTGCCCGTGTACATGGACGCCTCTCAGGACTGGACGACATTGAGAGTAGTGGTCGGAATTCAGGCGACAGCCAGGAAGAGCAGGAACAGCGTGCCCAGCAACACGGCGACGACGAGGAAGGTGGCCTGTCCGATGTTGGCCTGCAGTTCGGGATGCAGTTCCTCGTCGCCGTTGGCCCGCGTCCGCTCGGGGAGCAGCCACGGCGCAGTCATCGACAGCGCCGGGACGGGGTGGCGGAACATCCAGACCGTCGTGTTGGCGGTGCGGACCACGAAGCGGTCGACGGCGGCGTACAGCTCGGTCACGGCGACGACAAGCGCGCGGGTGCCGAAGAAGCTCGCGCGGTTGTAGACGTAGTCGATGTCCGGGACGGCACCGCCGACGCGCTCCAGCGGGCGCTTGACGGCGACGAAGGCGACGAGTCCGATGAGGGCGAGGCCGAACCCTTCGACGAGGTGCCCCTCCGTAAAGACGGTGTAGTCGAGCGAGTCACCGCCGGGTAGCAGCGAGAACAGTGCGCCGTGGGCGAACCCGTAGTACACACAGAGGATGGCGACGGTCGCCATCGCCACCAGTTGCCCGAGGTTGAGTTCCCGTCCCGAGACGGTCTGCTGGGCCTCTCCGTGGAAGAAGGCGTAGTAGCCGAACTTGATGAACGACATGAACGTCCCGACACCTCCGAGCAGGAGGATGTACCACAGCGCGTCCATGTGTTCCTTGTGCGAGGCCGCGATGACCATGCCCTTGCTGACGAAGCCGTTGAAACCGGGGAACCCGGAGATAGAGAGCGCTGCCACGGCGAAGATGACCGCCGTAATCGGCATCTCCCGCCAGAGGCCGCCGAGTTTCTTGAGGTCCGACGTGTCGGTCCGGTAGATGATGGCGCCGGCACACATGAACAGCAGTGCCTTGTAGAGGATGTGGTTGAAGACGTGGGCGAACGCGCCAGCGGACGCCAGTGCAGTCCCGATGCCGACGCCGGCGACCATGTACCCGACCTGGGACTGGATGTGGTAGGAGAGGAGGCGGCGCATGTCGTTTTGCACGAGCGCGAAGGCGGCACCGAAGACGGTCATCAGCCCGCCCATGTACGCCAGCCAGAGGGAGCCCTCGGGGAAGGCACGACCGAGCGCGTAGACGCCGGTCTTCGTGGTGTAGACACAGAGGAAGACGCTGGCAGCGATGTGCGGACGCGGGTAGGTGTCCGGTAGCCAGACGTGGAAGCCGATGTAGCCGACGTTGACGCCGAACCCGAGCGCGTAGAACGCCGCGGGAATGCCGGGCGCGATGCCGTCGGTGGCGGTGAACAGGAACGAGCCGACCTCGACGTAGTGCCAGATGATGCCCGCCAGCACGAGGCTGCCGCCGAGGCCGTGCCAGAGCGCGTACCGGAAGCCCGCCCGGACCGCGCGGCCGCCGTAGTCCCAGACCAGCAGCGTCGACGCGACGGCCATCAGTTCGACGAAGAAGACGAACGTGAGCCAGTCGCCGGCGAAGGCGGCCCCGAGGCTGGTCCCGACGTAGCCCAGCGCGTAGGCCGTCTGGCGGTTGCTCGCGTCGGTCGCGTACGAGTAGAGCACGGCGATGCCCCCGATGAACGCGAAGATGATGCCCATCAGCCGGGAC contains:
- a CDS encoding NAD(P)/FAD-dependent oxidoreductase; protein product: MGATQILVLGAGTGGTMAANMLDRKLDRDVEITVVDQSPEHHYQPSYYLIPFGHMEPENQHRPVESLLRRDVEFVQASVEGVDPEARTVATDGETLAYDYLVTALGNRLAPESVPGMRAAWEETEAVYPFYHYDAAVELREAVRDFDGGQFLVTVPETPIKCGGAPLKMAMLADDYFRDIGIREDVDIAVAKPAEAPFGTPPSPKAHYNDKLEELWDERDIEFLPEFAVEEIDYENDRVVAEDGREVEYDLYAPVPPQYGREALVDHSPLTDGEYVTVDKHTLQHVDYDDVFAIGDNSNLPTSRTASAVRKQVHVLVNNLDAAMAGRRLTDTYDGYTACPLLTEEGKAMIAEFDYEDPIAAPVETRSNWVLDVNVIPPMYWNMWMRGYDPVP
- a CDS encoding 30S ribosomal protein S13 — translated: MSAEEPEQADEDEEDIRYFVRIGQTDLDGTKSVERSLTEMKGIGHRAARLIADKADVDRRATFGALDDDDIEAVVDLVEGFAEEVPEWLANHRNDFFAGETTHEIGNDLELTRRQDINRMKMIDSYKGTRHKRGQKVRGQRTKSTGRTEGTIGVNVEAIKEEQAEEAAAEGDEE
- a CDS encoding Mrp/NBP35 family ATP-binding protein — its product is MTAVPPTEEDVRGALAAVEDPDLGDDIVSLGLVNSIEIDEAAETVHIDLALGAPYSPTETAMAGNVREALADLDYEIDLSASIDRGLDPEDEVLPNVENVIAVASGKGGVGKSTVAVNLAAGLADMGARVGLFDADVYGPNVPRMVDADEPPRANEDEEIVPPEKFGMKLMSMDFLAGEDDPVIWRGPMVHNLLTEFWENVVWGHLDYMIVDLPPGTGDTQLTLLQSVPVSGAVIVTTPQEVALDDARKGLKMFGRHDTAVLGIVENMSSYHCPDCGSEHAIFGEGGGQRLASEVDMPFLGDIPLDPSIREGGDEGRPMVLADGETSEALREFANKTANMQGIVHRRRVSGR
- a CDS encoding DUF1641 domain-containing protein, with amino-acid sequence MSETDDRVTETTALDLDPETRALVASIEANADELRELVELVVVTKQLGDDLSPEAREAATDLREPLADVRLALEREETLELLEAVGHNADELAELVEVAAASKRLADDLAPQLQAAASDARHPMAELRLALEREETLVLLRKLGENTDTFIELLDLLDASHGLLQDLVPELRSAAADARSPIADLRLVLAGFVDAQEETDVDPYEMGQGLGRAMALGATVGNPDVVETVDAGLGAFRSDEDPEPLGLLGLLRAFRDDDVRAGLGQLVDVVRRIGANARE
- a CDS encoding Na(+)/H(+) antiporter subunit D; amino-acid sequence: MSTPVDGGLLTMVPPAIVVLAVALLLPLVSRRVGHALGLLVTGGTLVWVLSVAEGAYLQTQFLGFEAVLFNVDQLSRLMGIIFAFIGGIAVLYSYATDASNRQTAYALGYVGTSLGAAFAGDWLTFVFFVELMAVASTLLVWDYGGRAVRAGFRYALWHGLGGSLVLAGIIWHYVEVGSFLFTATDGIAPGIPAAFYALGFGVNVGYIGFHVWLPDTYPRPHIAASVFLCVYTTKTGVYALGRAFPEGSLWLAYMGGLMTVFGAAFALVQNDMRRLLSYHIQSQVGYMVAGVGIGTALASAGAFAHVFNHILYKALLFMCAGAIIYRTDTSDLKKLGGLWREMPITAVIFAVAALSISGFPGFNGFVSKGMVIAASHKEHMDALWYILLLGGVGTFMSFIKFGYYAFFHGEAQQTVSGRELNLGQLVAMATVAILCVYYGFAHGALFSLLPGGDSLDYTVFTEGHLVEGFGLALIGLVAFVAVKRPLERVGGAVPDIDYVYNRASFFGTRALVVAVTELYAAVDRFVVRTANTTVWMFRHPVPALSMTAPWLLPERTRANGDEELHPELQANIGQATFLVVAVLLGTLFLLFLAVA